GGGAGGTGGCCGACGGCGTCAACTGGTACCTAGACCACCCCGAGGTATCCGACGAGGACCTGCTCGACGCGCTGATCGGGCGCATCAAGGGCCCGGACTTCCCGACCAACGGCCTCGTCGTCGGCAAACGCGGCATCGAGGACGCCTACCGCACCGGCCGCGGCTCCATCACCATGCGCGCCGTCGTCGAGGTCGAGGAGGACCGCCGGGGCCGGCAGTGCCTCGTCGTCACCGAGCTGCCCTACCAGGTCAACCCGGACAACCTCGCGCTGAAGATCGCCGAGCTCGTCAAGGACGGCAAGGTCACCGGCATCGCCGACGTCAAGGACGAGACCAGCGGCCGCACCGGCCAGCGCCTGGTCATCGTGCTCAAGCGCGACGCCGTGGCCAAGATCGTGCTGAACAACCTGTACAAGCACACGCAGCTGCAGGAGACCTTCGGCGCCAACATGCTCGCCCTGGTCGACGGGGTGCCGCGCACGCTGCGCCTCGACCAGTTCGTGCGCACCTGGGTGGCCCACCAGATCGAGGTCATCGTCCGGCGCACCCGCTACATGCTGCGCAAGGCCGAGGAGCGCGCCCACATCCTGCGCGCGCTGCTCAAGGCGATCGACCGCATCGACGAGGTCATCGCGCTGATCCGGGCCAGCGCCTCCGCCGACGAGGCCAAGACCGGCCTGATGGGCCTGCTGGAGATCGACGACATCCAGGCCCGCGCGATCCTCGACATGCAGCTCCGCAAGCTCGCCGCGCTGGAGGCGCGGGCGCTCACCGACGAGTACGACGAGCTCATGGCGCAGATCGCCGACTACAACGACATCCTCGCCTCGCCTGAGCGCCAGCGCAGCATCGTCCGCGACGAGCTCACCGAGATCGTGCAGAAGTTCGGCAACGAGCGCCGCACGCAGATCATCCCGTCCGAGGGTGACATGCGCATGGAGGACTTCATCGCCGAGGAGGACATCGTCGTCACGATCTCCCGCGGCGGCTACGCCAAGCGCACCCGGATCGACAACTACCGGGCGCAGAAGCGCGGCGGCAAGGGCGTGCGGGGCGCCCAGCTCAAGCAGGACGACATCGTCCAGCACTTCTTCGTGACGACCACCCACAACTGGATCCTGTTCTTCACGAACAAGGGCCGGGTGTACCGCACGAAGGCCTACGAGCTCCCTGAGGCCGCCCGCGACGCGCGCGGCCAGCACGTCGCGAACCTGCTGCCGTTCCAGCCGGACGAGGAGATCGCGCAGGTCATGGCGCTGCGCGACTACGAAGCCGCGCCGTATCTGGTCCTGGCCACCCGCGAGGGCCTGGTGAAGAAGTCCCGCCTGGAGGAGTTCGACTCCGCGCGCGCCGCCGGCATCATCGCCATCAACCTGCGCGAGGACGACGAGCTCATCGCGGTGCGGCTGGTCTTCCCGACCGACGACCTGCTGCTCATCAGCAGCAACGCCCAGGCGATCCGGTTCCCGGCCTCCGACGAGTCGCTGCGGCCGATGGGCCGCGCCACCAGCGGCGTCATCGGCATGCGGTTCCTGGAGGGCGACTACCTGCTGAGCATGGACGTCATCCGGGACGGCGAGGGCGCCACCGACGTGTTCGTGGCCACCGAGGGCGGCTACGCCAAGCGCACGCCGGCCGACCAGTACCCGCAGCAGAAGCGCGGCGGCAAGGGCGTGCTCACCGCCAAGGTCGTCGAGGCGCGCGGCAGGCTCGTCGGGGCGCTGATGGTGCAGCCCGAGGAGGACGAGGTCTTCGCGATCACCTCGGCCGGCGGGGTCATCCGGACTCACTGCTCGGAGATCAAGCAGTCGGGCCGGTCCACGATGGGCGTCCGCCTGATGAACCTCAGCAAGGGCAACCACGTCGTGGCCCTCGCGCGCAACGCCGAGGCCGAGGAGGAGGTCGAGGAGGCCGTGGAGGCGGCCGAGGCGGCCGAGGGCGGAACCCCCGAGGGCGGCGGGTCCGTGGAGGCGACCGGCGCCGAGTAGCGCCGGGCAATCGGTCGTGAAGACCAATAGGGTTGTCTGCAAGCAGAACCTGATATCCATCCCGCGGAGTTCGGCTCGTCTCCCCCTCTCCCGGGTCCCAACCGTCACATGGAAAGTCCAGCGGTAACGTGGCTATGTCTGACAACGCGCAACGGGAGTCCGCTGCCCAGGAGTCGGCCGAGGTGGACACCGACAAGAGCAGCAAGGAAGAAGAACACGAGGCTTCCGTTCCCTCGGCTCCGGCGGCCGTCGAGGACCGGGAGGAAGCCGAGTCGTCGACGGCCGTGAGTGCCGAACAGGGTGGCGTGATCATGGCAGCACCGGAGGAGCGGTCCGGTTCCGTTCCGAAGACCGCGAAGTCCGCTCGCAAGGCGCACCTGACCCTGAGCAGGGTCGAGCCCTGGTCGGTGATGAAGTTCAGCTTCGTCATCTCGCTGGTCTGCTTCATCATCCTGTTCGTCGCGGTCGCCGTGACCTACACGATCCTGTCGACCCTGGGCGTCTTCGACGCGGTGACCGACCTCATCGCCTCCCTCACCGACGGCGGTGAGGGCGACGATCTCTCCCTCGACCCGGAGAACTGGTTCTCCCCCGCCCGGGTCCTCGGCTACACGGGCCTCATCGGGGCGCTGAACATCATCCTGATCACCGCCCTGTCCACCGTCGGCGCGATGCTCTACAACCTCGCCGCCGACCTCGTGGGCGGCATCGACGTCACCCTGAGCGAGTCCGAGTAGGACCCGCTCGCCCGACGCCCGCCTCGGGCCCCGCACCCCACCGGCGCGGGGCCCGAGCACCCTTCCGAACACGCTAAAATCAGAGGTGGAGAGGAACGCGGACCCCGCACCCCTCCACCACCGCCCAGGGCAACGGGTTTCACCCCGGTCCCCCACATGCGGTAGAGTTCCTGCGGAACGCAGGGCGTATAGCTCAGTCGGTTAGAGCGCATCCCTGA
This sequence is a window from Spinactinospora alkalitolerans. Protein-coding genes within it:
- the gyrA gene encoding DNA gyrase subunit A — protein: MTDANTPGAPEETESLHRVEPVDIQVEMQRSYLDYAMSVIVGRALPDVRDGLKPVHRRILYAMYDGGYRPDRGYFKCARVVGDVMGNYHPHGDSAIYDALVRLAQRWSMRMPLIDGNGNFGSPGNDPAAAMRYTECKLENLAMEMVRDIDKETVDFSPNYDGKTAEPDVLPSRFPNLLVNGSNGIAVGMATNIPPHNLREVADGVNWYLDHPEVSDEDLLDALIGRIKGPDFPTNGLVVGKRGIEDAYRTGRGSITMRAVVEVEEDRRGRQCLVVTELPYQVNPDNLALKIAELVKDGKVTGIADVKDETSGRTGQRLVIVLKRDAVAKIVLNNLYKHTQLQETFGANMLALVDGVPRTLRLDQFVRTWVAHQIEVIVRRTRYMLRKAEERAHILRALLKAIDRIDEVIALIRASASADEAKTGLMGLLEIDDIQARAILDMQLRKLAALEARALTDEYDELMAQIADYNDILASPERQRSIVRDELTEIVQKFGNERRTQIIPSEGDMRMEDFIAEEDIVVTISRGGYAKRTRIDNYRAQKRGGKGVRGAQLKQDDIVQHFFVTTTHNWILFFTNKGRVYRTKAYELPEAARDARGQHVANLLPFQPDEEIAQVMALRDYEAAPYLVLATREGLVKKSRLEEFDSARAAGIIAINLREDDELIAVRLVFPTDDLLLISSNAQAIRFPASDESLRPMGRATSGVIGMRFLEGDYLLSMDVIRDGEGATDVFVATEGGYAKRTPADQYPQQKRGGKGVLTAKVVEARGRLVGALMVQPEEDEVFAITSAGGVIRTHCSEIKQSGRSTMGVRLMNLSKGNHVVALARNAEAEEEVEEAVEAAEAAEGGTPEGGGSVEATGAE
- a CDS encoding DUF3566 domain-containing protein; the protein is MSDNAQRESAAQESAEVDTDKSSKEEEHEASVPSAPAAVEDREEAESSTAVSAEQGGVIMAAPEERSGSVPKTAKSARKAHLTLSRVEPWSVMKFSFVISLVCFIILFVAVAVTYTILSTLGVFDAVTDLIASLTDGGEGDDLSLDPENWFSPARVLGYTGLIGALNIILITALSTVGAMLYNLAADLVGGIDVTLSESE